A stretch of DNA from Gammaproteobacteria bacterium:
GGGGGCGCACCCCCACCCTAGCCCTCCCCCTCGACGGGGGAGGGAAGTTCGTGTTGCGACGGCCCTGTTGATAGCTGCCGCTCAGCGCGGCCGTGGCCGGCCGCGCTGAGCTTGCCAAGACATGCCAGGATCAGCGACACGGCGCCGACCACCGTGAGATACACGCCGAGATCAAACAGCAGCGCGGTCGCCAGTTCGAACTTGCCGACGACGGGCCAATGAAAATAATCGAAGGCGGAGGTTAGAAAAGGCGCGTCAAACGCCCAGCTTCCCAACCCCGTAAGCAGCGCGCAGGCAAGTCCCGCGGCCATCACCAGATGAAAGCGCAGCCGCACGCGCGACTTGATCCAGTCATCGCCTGAGGCGAGGTACTGCAGGATCAGCGCGCTGGCCGCGATCAGGCCCGCGATGAAACCGCCGCCCGGCCAGTTATGGCCGCGCAGAAAAATATAAATCGAGACGAGCATCGCCAGCGGCAACAGCGGGCGCGCGACCGTGGTCATGATCAGCGAATAGCGATCCGGCGCCCACGGTCTGCCCTTGACGTCACTGCCTGGCGACGTAAGCCGCAAACCGTCGAGCAGGGCGTAGATCGCGAGTGCGGCAATCGCCAGCGCGGTGATTTCACCTAAGGTATCGAAGCCGCGAAAATCCACCAGGATGACGTTCACGACGTTGGTACCGCCGCCTTCGGGCTTGCTGTGCTCGACAAAATAGTCGGAGATGGAATTCAGCGGACGCGTGGTGATCGCCCAGGTGAGCGCCGCCAGCCCGATGCCCGAAAGCCCTGCCAGTGTGCCATCGCGCACTCTGCGGCGCGCGGTCGTCTCAGTCGGGCTGTATTGCGGAAGATAGTAAAGTGCGAGCAGCAGCAGGAGCGTCGAGACGACTTCCACGGCCAGTTGCGTCAGCGCCAGATCGGGCGCTGAGAACCGCACGAAGACGAGCGAGACCAGCAAACCCACGGCGCTTAAAGTAATCAGCGCGATCAGCCGCTGCCGGTGAAACATCATGGTCGCCAGCGCCGCCGCGATCAGAAGGAATGCGCCGGTGGCGGTGACGAAATCAATCGGCTGCGCGCTGATCGATCCAGTGAGCGGCGAGCTGCTTTGCAGGAACGGCCAGGCCGTCAGCAGCAGCGCGGACCCTATCAGCCAAGCGGCGTAGCGCTGTAGTGAATCGTTTTGCAGCGCCGCGGTAAACCATTGACTCGTTACCAGTACCGCACGCTGTATGCCATCGTAAATCGCCTTCGCGTCGAGGGTCGGCAAGACGTGATCATGGAGCGCGAACAGATAACGACGCTGCGAGTACAACAGCGTGCCGGCGGCGAGCGCGACGATGCTCATGATTACAGGCAGGTTGAAACCGTGCCAGATCGCCAGGGTAAAATGCGGCGGCGGCGCGTGCAGGCTGGCGGCCGCCGCCACGGTGAGCAGCGGTTGCACCAGCAGCGCCGGGAAAATCCCCACCAGCAGACACAGCATCACAAGTATCTCGACCGGCACTTTCATCCAGCGAGGCGGCTCGTGCGGTGTGCGCGGGAGATCGATCGGTTCGCCATTGAAGAACACATCGTGGATAAAGCGCACCGAATAGGCCACGGAGAAGATGCCCCACAGCGCGGCGGCCACGGGCAACAGCCAGTTCCATGCGCCAAAAGGGGTGATTTCCAGGCTCTTGGAGAAGAACATCTCCTTGGAGAGAAAACCGTTTAGGAGCGGTACGCCCGCCATGCTGGCGGCGGCGATGATCGCGAGACACGCCGTGTAAGGCATGTACTTCCACAGGCCGTTGATCCGTCGCATGTCGCGCGTGCCGCATTCGTGATCGATGATGCCGGCGGCCATGAACAGCGAGGCCTTGAAGATCGCGTGATTGATGATATGAAACAGGGCCGCCACCGCCGCGAGCGGCGTGCCGAAGCCGAACAGCAGCGTTATCAGCCCCAGATGGCTGACGGTGGAGTAGGCCAGCAGGGCTTTGATGTCGTGCTTGAACAGCGCGGCGTAGGCGGCGAAGAGCAAGGTGACCAGTCCCGCACCACCGACGATGAAAAACCACAAATCCGTACCCGCGAGCACGGGAAACAGGCGGGCCAGCAGGAATACGCCCGCCTTGACCATCGTGGCCGAGTGCAGATACGCGCTGACGGGTGTGGGTGCCGCCATCGCGTGCGGCAGCCAGAAATGAAACGGGAACTGCGCGGACTTCGTAAACGCGCCGAGCAGGATCAGCACCAGAGTCGCGGCATACAGCGGATGGTTTCTAACCTGCTCGCCGGAATCGAGGATCACCGACAGCTCGAAACTGCCGGCGATGTGCCCCAGCAGCACCACGCCGCCCAGCAGCGCCAGACCGCCGGCGCTCGTGATCGTCAGCGCCATGCGCGCGCCCTGACGGGCGTCGGCTTGATGATGCCAGTAGCCGATCAGCAGGAAGGAACTCAGGCTGGTCAGCTCCCAGAACATCAGCATCAACAGCAGATTCCCCGCCAGGACGATGCCGAGCATCGAACCCATGAACAGCAGCAGCAAGGCATAGAAGCGGCCGATCGGATCGCGCTCCGAAAGGTAATATCGCGCGTAAAGAATCACCAGCAGACCAAAGCTCAGTATCAGCAGGGAAAACAGCAACGCCAGTCCGTCCAGCCGAAACGAGGCGTTCAATCCCAGCGCTGGAATCCACGGCGAGCCAGCCTCAATCACTTCGCCGTCAAAAACGCGAGGCGCGAGTTGCAAAAGCAGGAGTAGCGCCGCCGCTGTGATCGCAGCCACACCCCACGCACAGGCGTTGCGGCCGCGGCGTACAAGTACTGCCGGCAGGCATGCGGTCAGCAGTGGCAGCAGTGCGATGAACGGCAGTGTCATACAGGTCTATAACAGATGGGGCAACGCCAAAGCCCGGCTACTCTAACCGGCATCAATGCAGTGGCCGATTTGGCGCATGACCAATAACCTCATGAATCTAT
This window harbors:
- a CDS encoding monovalent cation/H+ antiporter subunit A; the encoded protein is MTLPFIALLPLLTACLPAVLVRRGRNACAWGVAAITAAALLLLLQLAPRVFDGEVIEAGSPWIPALGLNASFRLDGLALLFSLLILSFGLLVILYARYYLSERDPIGRFYALLLLFMGSMLGIVLAGNLLLMLMFWELTSLSSFLLIGYWHHQADARQGARMALTITSAGGLALLGGVVLLGHIAGSFELSVILDSGEQVRNHPLYAATLVLILLGAFTKSAQFPFHFWLPHAMAAPTPVSAYLHSATMVKAGVFLLARLFPVLAGTDLWFFIVGGAGLVTLLFAAYAALFKHDIKALLAYSTVSHLGLITLLFGFGTPLAAVAALFHIINHAIFKASLFMAAGIIDHECGTRDMRRINGLWKYMPYTACLAIIAAASMAGVPLLNGFLSKEMFFSKSLEITPFGAWNWLLPVAAALWGIFSVAYSVRFIHDVFFNGEPIDLPRTPHEPPRWMKVPVEILVMLCLLVGIFPALLVQPLLTVAAAASLHAPPPHFTLAIWHGFNLPVIMSIVALAAGTLLYSQRRYLFALHDHVLPTLDAKAIYDGIQRAVLVTSQWFTAALQNDSLQRYAAWLIGSALLLTAWPFLQSSSPLTGSISAQPIDFVTATGAFLLIAAALATMMFHRQRLIALITLSAVGLLVSLVFVRFSAPDLALTQLAVEVVSTLLLLLALYYLPQYSPTETTARRRVRDGTLAGLSGIGLAALTWAITTRPLNSISDYFVEHSKPEGGGTNVVNVILVDFRGFDTLGEITALAIAALAIYALLDGLRLTSPGSDVKGRPWAPDRYSLIMTTVARPLLPLAMLVSIYIFLRGHNWPGGGFIAGLIAASALILQYLASGDDWIKSRVRLRFHLVMAAGLACALLTGLGSWAFDAPFLTSAFDYFHWPVVGKFELATALLFDLGVYLTVVGAVSLILACLGKLSAAGHGRAERQLSTGPSQHELPSPVEGEG